Proteins found in one Methanospirillum hungatei JF-1 genomic segment:
- a CDS encoding chemotaxis protein CheW, whose translation MVLAATQTAGVTTNEHGNEEVQVVEFIIGDDKFAVNLFDVKEIVEASKITPLPHAPAYIRGIIDLRGEITTIVDLRQLLKITKGKSGDTEDLRFIVLDESVTDGKTGVVVDEVTSVLTVNVADIDQTSHGAGEDSHILGVIKKDVGEKGESKKELVIWIDMSGLIREAGGISQS comes from the coding sequence ATGGTTCTGGCAGCAACACAAACGGCAGGGGTAACAACAAATGAGCATGGAAACGAGGAGGTTCAGGTCGTCGAGTTCATCATTGGTGACGACAAGTTTGCAGTCAACCTCTTTGATGTCAAGGAGATTGTCGAAGCATCCAAGATAACACCACTCCCTCATGCACCGGCATACATCAGGGGAATTATCGACCTCAGAGGGGAGATCACAACTATTGTGGACCTTCGCCAGCTCCTGAAGATTACAAAAGGAAAATCCGGAGATACCGAAGACCTCCGGTTCATTGTTCTTGATGAGTCGGTAACTGACGGAAAGACCGGGGTTGTAGTGGATGAAGTCACCTCGGTTCTGACCGTGAATGTGGCCGATATCGATCAGACCTCTCATGGGGCCGGTGAAGACTCTCATATCCTCGGTGTCATTAAGAAGGATGTTGGTGAGAAAGGAGAGAGTAAGAAAGAACTGGTCATCTGGATTGACATGAGCGGGCTTATCAGGGAAGCGGGGGGAATTTCCCAATCCTGA
- a CDS encoding antitoxin family protein gives MGEIIEAIYEDGVFKPLKKPDLADKTKATIIIQGTITRKTKGIMSSNSIEKIIDEIEDESLF, from the coding sequence ATGGGAGAAATTATTGAAGCGATATATGAGGACGGAGTTTTTAAACCACTAAAAAAACCCGATCTCGCAGATAAAACAAAGGCAACGATAATCATTCAGGGCACTATTACGAGAAAAACGAAAGGAATAATGTCCTCAAACTCGATTGAAAAGATTATTGATGAGATAGAAGATGAAAGCCTTTTTTGA
- a CDS encoding serine hydrolase domain-containing protein — protein sequence MIQNEYGFGRMVFPIFFVLLLVCLPVAGLMSPEEWRMTAPGKFSTLSAEEVASIAEPLVDNGTYPSLVIILEDRNGSALYTFGMANRATGQAPDNRTTFEVGSVSKTFTGLLLADAELRGVINLSLPIQTYVPEGVTVPSWQGREITLSDLATHTSALPNVPDDFYRYQKESDPIETQAESTFRGYEEIPADLVYAWLSNLTLTRSPGDDWEYSNAGTAIAGDIVARVQNRTYPELVNERILTPLGMKSTAAGWNPELLERSAVGYRGYAPDHDEGMIIRYNEFWTPAAGIISDADDMAAYLALQLGFLDVPEELRKAVNLSHDPRTIRSTEEVDLWQSLFWDTFETEGIPQTHLKAGETNRFMADIAFVKDEGIGVVVLSNVAYFSDTHVESDVAIPLIRLMLEKR from the coding sequence ATGATACAAAACGAATATGGCTTCGGAAGGATGGTCTTTCCCATCTTTTTCGTCCTCCTTTTGGTCTGCCTTCCGGTGGCAGGGCTCATGAGTCCGGAAGAGTGGCGGATGACTGCTCCAGGAAAATTTTCCACGCTCTCCGCTGAGGAGGTTGCCTCGATTGCAGAGCCGCTTGTTGATAATGGAACATATCCAAGCCTTGTTATTATCCTGGAGGATCGGAACGGTTCTGCCCTTTACACCTTTGGGATGGCTAATCGTGCGACGGGTCAGGCTCCTGACAACCGAACCACTTTCGAGGTTGGATCGGTTTCAAAGACCTTTACCGGGCTATTGCTCGCCGATGCAGAGCTTCGGGGTGTGATAAACCTGTCTCTCCCCATACAGACCTATGTTCCGGAGGGGGTGACCGTCCCCTCATGGCAGGGCAGGGAGATTACCCTCTCCGATCTCGCTACCCACACATCAGCACTTCCCAATGTGCCTGATGATTTTTACCGGTACCAGAAGGAGAGCGACCCAATCGAAACTCAGGCTGAATCAACCTTCAGGGGATATGAGGAGATACCGGCAGATCTGGTATATGCATGGCTCTCAAACCTGACTCTGACGCGATCTCCAGGTGATGACTGGGAGTATTCAAACGCAGGGACGGCCATTGCAGGAGATATCGTTGCACGGGTCCAGAACAGAACCTATCCGGAGCTCGTGAATGAGCGTATCCTCACCCCGCTTGGGATGAAAAGCACCGCTGCAGGGTGGAACCCTGAGCTTTTGGAGCGTTCTGCAGTTGGATACCGTGGGTATGCCCCGGACCATGACGAAGGGATGATCATCAGGTACAATGAGTTCTGGACGCCAGCAGCGGGAATCATCTCTGATGCGGATGACATGGCAGCTTACCTTGCCCTGCAGCTCGGGTTTCTGGATGTACCTGAAGAGCTCAGAAAAGCCGTCAATTTGTCACATGATCCACGAACCATCCGATCTACTGAAGAGGTTGATCTCTGGCAGTCGCTCTTCTGGGACACGTTTGAGACCGAAGGCATTCCCCAGACCCATCTGAAGGCCGGAGAGACCAACCGGTTCATGGCTGATATTGCATTTGTAAAGGACGAGGGGATTGGCGTTGTTGTTCTGAGCAATGTGGCATACTTTTCAGATACTCATGTTGAATCCGATGTTGCCATTCCACTCATTAGACTGATGCTGGAGAAAAGATAA
- a CDS encoding tetratricopeptide repeat protein, translated as MCGWHFFGTVVMEPGEEGLTMAIDAIVSQERTFTKLNPNIECALRDAQNCKMAGDYQLALNLYDKVIKEDPANVRALHSKANVLDLMGNYSEAIRCYESALECDPHNAEAWYNKGMTLRKTGRHEEGLEHIRKGISLAMGDI; from the coding sequence ATGTGTGGCTGGCACTTTTTTGGGACAGTGGTCATGGAACCAGGAGAAGAGGGATTGACAATGGCAATAGATGCTATCGTATCACAAGAAAGGACGTTTACGAAACTGAATCCAAATATCGAGTGTGCTCTTCGTGATGCACAGAACTGTAAGATGGCAGGGGATTATCAGCTTGCCCTGAACCTGTATGACAAGGTTATTAAGGAAGATCCGGCAAATGTTCGGGCATTACATTCAAAAGCGAATGTTCTGGACCTGATGGGGAATTATTCTGAGGCGATCAGGTGTTATGAATCCGCTCTTGAGTGCGATCCCCACAATGCTGAGGCATGGTATAATAAGGGAATGACCCTCCGGAAGACAGGCAGGCATGAAGAGGGTCTTGAACATATCAGAAAGGGCATCTCCCTGGCCATGGGAGATATCTGA
- a CDS encoding type II toxin-antitoxin system VapC family toxin: MKAFFDSNIFLYHLTGNYSLASEYIEKVEMGIIQGYINDIVYSEVILGFLRAQTQLSSKRIREKLPYISIDSDDLQDLFSIFINLPSHSGSYIFQIMNTYHLMPHDALIAASCKQYGLGKIVTNDSDFSRVDFLEIINPPIQES; encoded by the coding sequence ATGAAAGCCTTTTTTGATTCAAATATTTTCCTCTATCATCTCACTGGTAATTACTCCCTTGCTTCAGAATATATTGAAAAAGTTGAAATGGGTATTATCCAGGGATATATCAATGATATTGTTTACTCAGAAGTGATTCTGGGTTTTCTAAGGGCTCAAACTCAGTTATCATCAAAAAGAATACGAGAAAAATTACCTTATATCAGCATAGATTCTGATGATTTACAAGATCTCTTCTCAATTTTTATCAATCTACCATCACATTCAGGGAGTTATATCTTTCAGATTATGAATACCTATCATTTAATGCCTCATGATGCTCTTATTGCAGCTTCATGTAAACAGTATGGGCTTGGAAAGATTGTGACAAACGATTCAGATTTTTCCAGAGTAGATTTTTTGGAGATAATCAATCCCCCAATCCAAGAATCATAA
- a CDS encoding aldo/keto reductase, which translates to MIDILCREVPRTQEKLPILGFGCMRFVEKNGSIDEERSKALLRYAIDKGITHLDTAWIYHHGQSESFLGRALADGYREKVTISTKLPHWLVKSREDMDFFLNTQLNRLNTNYIDYYLIHSIGRESWDRMKACGVLEFLDTAKADGRIKHTGFSFHEDTKTFKEIVDAYPWDCCLIQYNIIDEFSQAGREGLTYAAQKGLAVFIMEPLRGGKLARSPPGEIAHIWEQAPVKRTMAEWALRWLWDQPEITMVLSGMNDFAQVDENCRTAETAYPGSLTAEEQSVIRRVSDTWHSLMKVPCTGCQYCMPCPFGVNIPSCFEMYNNLFMFGDTWRTNAVYAARLGGVMSGYSVASACVGCGACLSACPQGIHIPERLKEVSDRLEGPFFQVLVLGAKIALPIMRRFAFLKNSKWMNC; encoded by the coding sequence GTGATTGATATACTCTGCCGGGAAGTACCACGGACACAGGAAAAACTCCCGATCCTTGGATTCGGGTGTATGCGATTTGTTGAAAAGAATGGTTCCATCGATGAGGAACGGTCAAAAGCCCTGCTTCGGTATGCAATAGACAAAGGCATCACTCATCTTGACACCGCCTGGATCTACCATCACGGACAGTCGGAATCATTTCTTGGCAGGGCCCTTGCAGACGGGTACCGGGAGAAGGTAACCATTTCAACAAAACTTCCACATTGGCTGGTAAAATCCAGGGAGGATATGGATTTCTTTTTAAATACACAGCTAAACCGGCTCAATACGAATTATATCGACTATTATCTCATCCATTCCATAGGACGGGAGAGCTGGGACCGGATGAAGGCATGTGGGGTTTTGGAGTTCCTTGATACGGCAAAAGCAGATGGACGGATCAAACATACCGGATTTTCATTCCATGAAGATACAAAGACCTTTAAAGAGATCGTGGATGCATACCCCTGGGATTGCTGTCTGATTCAGTACAATATCATCGATGAGTTCAGTCAGGCAGGGCGGGAGGGCCTGACATATGCAGCACAAAAGGGCCTGGCAGTCTTTATCATGGAACCCCTGCGTGGCGGAAAACTTGCAAGGAGTCCCCCCGGTGAGATCGCACATATATGGGAACAGGCTCCGGTAAAGCGGACTATGGCAGAATGGGCGCTCCGGTGGCTCTGGGATCAGCCTGAAATCACCATGGTCCTGTCGGGGATGAATGATTTTGCACAGGTGGATGAGAACTGCCGGACTGCAGAGACCGCGTATCCGGGAAGTCTGACTGCAGAGGAGCAAAGTGTCATCAGGAGGGTCAGCGATACCTGGCATTCGCTGATGAAAGTGCCCTGCACCGGATGTCAGTACTGCATGCCCTGTCCGTTTGGGGTAAATATTCCCTCCTGCTTTGAGATGTACAACAATCTCTTCATGTTCGGGGATACCTGGCGAACTAATGCCGTGTATGCTGCCCGTCTGGGTGGGGTTATGAGCGGATATTCGGTTGCATCTGCCTGTGTCGGGTGCGGGGCATGTCTTTCTGCCTGTCCCCAGGGGATTCATATCCCGGAGAGACTCAAAGAGGTATCAGACCGGCTTGAAGGTCCGTTCTTTCAGGTGCTTGTCCTGGGAGCGAAGATTGCCCTTCCCATCATGCGACGGTTCGCATTCCTGAAAAACAGTAAATGGATGAATTGTTGA
- a CDS encoding SdpI family protein gives MQLLRVLSIILILLTFGIAYMVYPILPDEIPTHLNIQGQVDGTMPVFPGALLIPALMAGITLLMIILPRYDPKWEAYQEFQGAYDALILLLNIFFFLLFLITILWALRIEVPMNQVISALFAILMGGIACFIRRVKPNWFAGIRTPWTMESETVWKETHERGFRVFLIIALLCLLGILVPEYAYLFILLPVIIGTIYLVVYSYIVWKKEKIA, from the coding sequence ATGCAGCTGCTTCGGGTACTCTCAATAATCCTCATTCTCCTGACCTTTGGGATAGCATACATGGTTTACCCCATCCTTCCGGACGAAATTCCTACCCACTTGAATATTCAGGGTCAGGTGGACGGGACAATGCCGGTATTCCCAGGGGCCCTCCTCATTCCAGCTCTTATGGCAGGGATAACCCTCTTGATGATTATTCTTCCCAGATATGATCCCAAATGGGAAGCCTACCAGGAATTCCAGGGAGCATATGACGCACTTATCCTGCTGCTCAATATATTCTTCTTTCTGCTCTTCCTCATCACCATTCTCTGGGCCCTGAGAATTGAAGTTCCAATGAACCAGGTTATATCGGCCCTTTTCGCCATCCTTATGGGGGGAATTGCATGTTTTATCCGTCGGGTAAAGCCAAACTGGTTTGCCGGGATTCGGACTCCCTGGACCATGGAGAGCGAGACCGTATGGAAGGAAACTCATGAACGCGGATTTCGCGTCTTTCTTATCATCGCCCTCCTCTGCCTGCTTGGGATCCTGGTACCGGAGTATGCGTACCTCTTCATCCTTCTTCCGGTCATCATAGGAACCATATATCTTGTAGTCTATTCGTATATCGTCTGGAAAAAGGAGAAGATCGCATGA
- a CDS encoding family 16 glycoside hydrolase — MKKVSCPSCGKENRPDARTCAYCAMPIDDKPAPHVEPISPYDDLFSDDIIPEKPQPKAKPLKGPVLEPDAEFEEPAGRKRMQIPLPANRDMAFLAGIIGVGIILILAVFFLPSTPPDQTSVQVPEITPEVTREIIETPKPTPDVQSGTGYTQFDNFSDKESGWGSYESDTFLKYYSGGEYHMIQKGEDLSDRALLGKDVTDFVAEVETRLDSGPLTGQYGMIFRFDNGNYYSFGINGRGWFTVRKHMDGKVYEMIPLTETYILNKGYETNRLGIKAEGNTLSLYINGKMVRAISDTSLTHGDIGFFVSRLAEQGFIKEQPVHVAFDNFKFGEI, encoded by the coding sequence ATGAAGAAGGTTTCCTGCCCGTCATGTGGAAAAGAGAACAGACCGGATGCCCGGACCTGTGCATATTGTGCCATGCCAATAGATGATAAACCCGCACCACACGTAGAACCGATATCTCCGTATGATGATCTCTTCTCAGATGATATCATCCCAGAAAAGCCACAACCAAAAGCAAAACCACTGAAAGGACCGGTACTGGAGCCTGATGCAGAGTTCGAAGAGCCTGCCGGAAGAAAACGGATGCAGATTCCGCTACCGGCAAACCGGGATATGGCTTTTCTTGCAGGGATAATCGGTGTGGGAATCATCCTTATCCTGGCGGTGTTCTTTCTGCCATCCACCCCTCCTGACCAGACATCAGTCCAGGTTCCGGAGATTACGCCTGAAGTAACCAGGGAAATAATCGAGACTCCAAAGCCGACACCAGATGTTCAGTCAGGGACCGGATACACCCAGTTTGACAACTTTTCAGATAAAGAGAGCGGGTGGGGATCGTATGAAAGTGATACGTTCCTGAAGTATTACTCCGGGGGAGAGTATCACATGATCCAGAAGGGAGAGGACCTCTCCGACCGTGCCCTTCTCGGAAAGGATGTCACAGATTTCGTTGCAGAGGTAGAAACGCGGCTTGATTCAGGCCCGCTCACCGGTCAGTACGGGATGATCTTCCGGTTTGATAACGGGAACTACTACTCATTCGGAATCAATGGCCGTGGCTGGTTCACGGTCAGGAAACACATGGACGGAAAGGTGTATGAGATGATTCCCCTGACCGAGACCTATATTCTGAATAAGGGGTATGAAACCAACCGGCTCGGGATCAAGGCTGAAGGAAATACGCTGAGCCTCTATATCAACGGGAAGATGGTCAGGGCCATTTCTGACACATCCCTTACCCACGGGGATATCGGGTTCTTTGTATCCCGCCTGGCAGAACAGGGATTTATCAAAGAACAGCCGGTCCATGTCGCCTTTGATAACTTCAAATTCGGGGAGATATAA
- a CDS encoding response regulator, which produces MPEKPIRVLHVDDQRLWRSTVSDYLTLFGDYEITSAESGEQALDLLRTNPFDIIISDYQMPEMNGIEFLHLVRKRGTSTPFIFLSGIRQEDIEGDAKESGADFYVMKTGDPSIVFSVLSEKIHQAITRYTTVQAVMNTQMEDSVPSSFL; this is translated from the coding sequence ATGCCTGAAAAGCCAATCCGGGTGCTCCATGTTGATGATCAGCGTCTGTGGAGATCAACAGTTTCAGATTATCTCACCCTTTTTGGAGATTATGAGATAACCTCTGCAGAATCCGGAGAACAGGCCCTTGACTTACTGCGCACGAACCCTTTTGATATCATCATATCAGATTATCAGATGCCGGAGATGAATGGCATTGAATTTTTGCACCTGGTTCGAAAGCGTGGAACATCAACACCCTTCATCTTTCTCAGCGGAATCAGGCAGGAAGATATCGAAGGGGATGCAAAAGAGTCTGGTGCCGATTTTTACGTGATGAAGACCGGTGATCCATCCATTGTCTTTTCAGTTCTGAGTGAAAAGATACATCAGGCCATTACCCGGTATACAACCGTTCAGGCTGTCATGAATACCCAGATGGAAGATTCCGTGCCATCTTCATTTCTCTGA
- a CDS encoding NAD(P)/FAD-dependent oxidoreductase, whose amino-acid sequence MNQYAVIVIGGGPAGLFCSLLLGKGGCKTLLLEKMPTCGRKLLLSGSGQCNLTHTGPISEFTSHYGDHGRFIRPALMHFSNVKLISFFQDRGVPFRDDGNGKYFPESGKARDILNVLLKEANEAGVIIHTSEPVHTISHDISGFTVTTRTDTYHSTGVVLATGGYTYPVTGSTGDGYTLAQALGHTIAEPGPALTPIHTQNFPFRDLSGISFSQVPLTLYREKKKVHEARGDLLITHTGFSGPGILDMSRYFRAGDELRVSFIQYTNINSAREGLISRFSSGGVKQVKTILTSIPLPDRFVRLIMELAEVPPDMTCAQFPKEMRNRLIPMLLEYPVQEMKPGGENEAMVSRGGVSLDEVRKESMESRILPGLYCIGEVLDIDGDCGGYNLQAAFSTGALATDTLLKKLKIPEKI is encoded by the coding sequence ATGAATCAGTATGCCGTCATCGTCATCGGGGGAGGGCCGGCAGGACTTTTCTGCTCTCTCCTTTTAGGAAAAGGGGGGTGCAAGACCCTTCTCCTCGAAAAGATGCCAACCTGCGGGAGAAAACTTCTCCTATCCGGTTCAGGTCAATGTAACCTTACCCATACCGGACCGATATCTGAATTCACATCCCATTACGGGGATCATGGGAGATTTATCAGACCTGCCCTGATGCACTTCTCAAATGTCAAGCTCATCAGCTTTTTCCAGGACCGGGGAGTGCCGTTTCGTGATGACGGGAATGGTAAGTATTTTCCTGAATCAGGAAAGGCCCGGGATATCCTCAATGTCCTGCTCAAAGAAGCGAATGAGGCCGGTGTCATCATCCATACCAGCGAGCCGGTGCATACCATCAGTCATGACATCTCCGGATTTACGGTTACCACCCGGACAGATACCTATCATAGTACCGGAGTTGTGCTCGCAACCGGGGGATATACCTATCCTGTAACGGGATCCACCGGTGACGGCTATACCCTTGCACAGGCTCTCGGGCATACGATTGCAGAACCAGGTCCTGCCCTGACACCGATCCATACTCAGAATTTTCCCTTCCGGGACCTTTCCGGTATATCCTTCTCTCAGGTACCGCTCACTCTGTACCGGGAGAAGAAGAAGGTTCATGAAGCACGAGGAGATCTTCTTATCACTCACACGGGATTTTCCGGGCCTGGAATCCTTGATATGTCCAGATATTTCAGGGCCGGGGATGAGCTCAGGGTCTCATTCATTCAGTATACGAATATCAATTCCGCCAGGGAGGGCCTGATTTCCCGTTTCTCATCAGGCGGGGTGAAACAGGTAAAGACCATCCTAACCAGCATTCCGCTTCCAGACCGGTTTGTGAGATTGATCATGGAACTGGCAGAAGTTCCCCCTGATATGACCTGTGCGCAATTTCCTAAGGAGATGAGAAACCGGCTGATACCAATGCTACTTGAATACCCGGTTCAGGAGATGAAACCGGGCGGAGAGAATGAAGCGATGGTCTCACGGGGAGGAGTGTCCCTTGATGAGGTGAGAAAAGAGAGCATGGAGTCCCGAATCCTACCGGGTCTGTACTGTATCGGCGAGGTTCTTGATATTGACGGAGACTGCGGCGGGTACAACCTGCAGGCCGCGTTCTCAACCGGGGCACTTGCTACGGATACTCTGTTAAAAAAGTTGAAAATTCCGGAGAAAATCTGA
- a CDS encoding ornithine cyclodeaminase family protein, protein MQYYPAPEEVIEMSDLIAAVESAFIDHGAGRSIMPPKVYVNLPGGDFRTMPSYIPSLQTAGVKIVNVHPENRKAGLPTVMAVTILLDPPTGMPVAVLNATTLTDLRTGASAAVATRALAHKTSGTLGIIGSGRQADSGLLALSHVFEPEEVLVWSRSASHAEKFAQRYSHLPIRPTDIETAAGADVLLTVTPSKIPIILDEWISDGAHINAMGADAPGKQELDPAILKRADVFVDDMDQAIHSGEVNVPISEGIYTPSQITGTLGKVLTGSIPKPSPGTVTVFDSTGLSITDLAAAHLAIGKGRTIDLPFMQNAVTPGIIGVRE, encoded by the coding sequence ATGCAGTACTATCCGGCGCCAGAAGAGGTGATAGAGATGAGTGATCTGATAGCTGCAGTTGAATCTGCATTTATTGATCACGGTGCGGGAAGGAGCATTATGCCCCCGAAGGTCTATGTAAATCTTCCGGGGGGTGATTTCAGAACAATGCCATCATATATTCCATCCCTTCAGACAGCCGGGGTAAAGATTGTGAATGTCCACCCCGAAAACAGGAAGGCAGGTCTGCCAACCGTGATGGCGGTCACGATACTTCTGGACCCCCCGACCGGAATGCCTGTTGCAGTTCTGAATGCAACCACACTCACTGACCTTCGGACCGGAGCTTCTGCAGCTGTTGCAACCAGGGCTCTGGCTCACAAAACATCCGGGACCCTTGGGATTATTGGATCAGGCAGGCAGGCTGATTCCGGTCTTCTGGCCCTCTCCCATGTCTTTGAACCGGAAGAAGTGCTGGTATGGTCCAGGTCAGCCTCTCATGCAGAGAAGTTTGCACAGCGGTATTCTCATCTCCCTATACGACCCACCGATATTGAAACCGCTGCAGGGGCCGATGTCCTTCTGACCGTAACCCCTTCGAAAATCCCGATCATTCTGGATGAGTGGATCTCTGACGGGGCTCATATCAATGCCATGGGGGCCGATGCTCCAGGAAAACAGGAACTTGATCCCGCAATACTAAAAAGAGCGGATGTGTTCGTGGATGACATGGACCAGGCCATCCATTCCGGAGAGGTGAATGTGCCAATCAGTGAGGGGATATATACCCCCTCGCAGATAACCGGAACGCTTGGGAAGGTGCTGACCGGGTCGATCCCAAAACCCTCCCCTGGCACAGTCACGGTTTTTGACTCAACCGGGCTGTCTATTACCGATCTTGCAGCAGCCCACCTCGCAATAGGAAAGGGAAGAACCATTGACCTGCCATTTATGCAGAATGCCGTAACACCGGGCATTATCGGAGTGAGAGAATGA
- a CDS encoding GNAT family N-acetyltransferase: protein MHISTPSCILRTWSVSDAPSLSIHANNPDIARWMRDGFPSPYSRDDADRFIAMAQNEQIAILLAIEVDGEAVGGIGIHPLSDVYRRTAEIGYWLSQKYQGRGVVTDAVRACVPVVFATTDIIRIQAGVFHTNLSSMRVLEKCGFEHEAVHTKAIWKHGQFLDEHLYVLFRDRYESRKEPNARTLN from the coding sequence ATGCATATCAGTACACCATCCTGTATCCTGCGGACCTGGTCGGTCAGTGATGCCCCCTCGCTTTCTATTCATGCAAATAATCCGGATATTGCACGATGGATGCGGGACGGATTTCCATCCCCCTATTCCAGAGATGATGCAGACCGGTTCATCGCAATGGCACAGAATGAACAAATCGCTATCCTGCTCGCAATTGAGGTTGATGGGGAGGCTGTCGGGGGAATCGGTATTCACCCGCTTTCGGATGTTTACAGAAGGACAGCAGAGATTGGATACTGGCTGTCACAAAAGTATCAGGGAAGAGGGGTCGTGACCGATGCAGTCAGGGCATGTGTGCCGGTAGTCTTTGCAACCACGGATATTATCAGGATTCAGGCAGGTGTATTTCATACAAATCTGTCGTCCATGAGGGTGCTTGAAAAATGCGGATTTGAACACGAAGCAGTACATACCAAAGCAATATGGAAACATGGACAATTCCTTGATGAGCACCTCTATGTTCTCTTCAGGGACCGGTACGAGAGCAGAAAAGAACCTAATGCCCGAACGCTGAACTAA